The genomic interval GCCGGCCGAGGCGGAGCTCTCCGTTGTACTTAAATGGACCTGGGTGCCgggagaggagagaagaaacgAGCTCGCTCTACAGCCGGAGCGCCCCGGTGCGTGGTGCGCAGACTGCGTGAGGGGGACTAAAAGAGGGAAATAAAGACAGCAGAAAGGGAGCAGAGGACTGAGCAGCCCTCTGTACTCATGGACCATCAGGATATCTGATCGTTTGCCCTGGGAGCGCACAGGTATCCTCTTTCtcctcactttttatttattgttctgtgCGTAAAAACACCAGACTGGCCTTTTTACGCAGCAGCTGCTATCCTAAAGCtgattttcttctcttcttgcttttttttttttttacattccaTCAGATTTAATGACTGACAAATTAGTGTTTGATTGTGTGACTCAGATCTCTCATCTCTGCTTGTGTTGCGGGTTGTATTTGAGCGCAAAGCTGTATctctttgagttttattgatAATCCTTCTTTCTTcgtatttggttttttttttctttctccccagACACCGCAGTCCATGCCTCTGCCTTGCCAGGTCATTGATGGGAAATCAACTGGATCGGATCACCCACCTCAACTACAGCGAGCTGCCCACGGGGGATCCGTCCGGGCTGGAGAAGGACGAGCTGCGGGTCGGCGTCGCCTACTTCTTCTctgacgaagaggaggaggtggaggaccGCACTCCGTCCGACTGCGGCTTCACCAAGGACCATAGCCCGACCGAGGAGGAGGGCCCCTTCTCGGTCAGCGAGGTGGAGTACTCGGCGTTCTGCTCCCAGGAATGCATCTTCTCCAAGCTGAGGGAGAACGAGGACCTGAACGTGTACTCGGCCAAAACTTTGCTGACTATGTGTAAACCGGGGGACCTGCTGGAGCTGGTGGGCACGGCGCAGGCGCCCCACTGGGTCATCTATGCGCACGACGACCAGGTCATTCACCTGCACAAGGGGGGCGAGATCCGGAAGGACAGCCTGCTGGAGGTGAGCGGCGGCCGGCGCGGGAGGATAGTCAACAATCGGTACCGATTCCGGCCGCTTCCTCCGGATCTGGTGATGCAGAACGCGGTGGGACACCTGGGCCTGAGGAGCGAGGAGATTTGCTGGACCAATTCGGAAAGTTTCGCCGCCTGGTGCCGCTTTGGGAAACGGGAGTTTAAAGCCGGGGGGGAGGCGCACTCGGCCGAGCAGCAGTATTTCCTCAAAGTGCACCTGTCCGGCAGCGGAGTGCACACGCTGGTGTTCCGCAGCCTGGAGGACATGATCCGGGAGCGGCGGCGGGTGGACGCCAGTGGAATTCTCAAAGAGCTGTCTTTGGTTAACGGGGGCAAGGACTGATCAGGGATTCCGtttgattccccccccccccNNNNNNNNNNNNNNNNNNNNNNNNNNNNNNNNNNNNNNNNNNNNNNNNNNNNNNNNNNNNNNNNNNNNNNNNNNNNNNNNNNNNNNNNNNNNNNNNNNNNACACACAGCCTGGTGGGACGTTgcgcagaaacacacacacacacacacacacacacacacacacacacacatatgcaaaaGGACCTGTTGGTTTGTGTCAAACAGACCCCGGGCTGGTTGATGGAACCACAGGCGCTCTGTGGAACTGCAGAGCGCCGCCACACAAACAGCCAACGCCCCGCCTGATCAGAATAATATGAGCAGAGTGGGACGCACGAGCTCTAATAAACACACTTTGCTCCAGAAAAattactaattaaaaaaaagtgaaatcacCTTTACACCCTTCACATTACGGTTTGATTTCAGTCTGATTTCTATTGGACCTGGCCCCCTTCTCTCTGCATTGCTGCTGCAGCACAGCAAACGTTGAGACCGGGAGGAAcggagaggggggagggaggagagtgTTTAAGATTTTTGGGATGGCTCTGGGAAGTCTccctttctatttttttactgttagcTTTAAGGCCGGGACAGACACAGACCTATAAAAGCCACTTGATTCATAGACCTCTGACAGTCTCAGCTGCCTAGAAAACAAAGCGTCTTGGCTTGGCCAGGCTCCTCTCTTTTTTGCCATATTGTGATCTCCTCAATGCTGTCATCTTTTGCTCCACAGCACTGGatgtatgtgtaaaaaaaaatgtattcatacattgatttaaatttgagtcccttatttttgtatttcagtttaGTGGATTCTCTTTTTTGGTTCAAATAAATGGAGGTTGAATTATGGAAACCAAAAAGCACCTGGTCTGTTAGGTCTTGTTTGgctacacacacatactcacacacacacacaatgcttCACTCCTCTTTTCGCACAAAGAATGTTTGAATTATTGATGTCTGAATACTGTACCTCCTGACTTGTCTCCAGCCTACAATTGCCTTGATCTCTGAAGAATTTGCATGTAAAATGATGGTCATCATTTTCCATGCAGCTTCACTTTTTGCAGCTTCTCACTGGCAAAAGTGTTGTCAGCAGTTTCCAATTTCGTGAAGATCGGTAAAACAACCatgaagtaagaaacaaaatccataGTTTGTGTTCTCATAGTGATGGTTgatgtgtctttaaattaaagatttgtaAGCAGAATTTGTGAATGGCTGCCGACTACTATGTGGGTTTGTTTACCTACGAAACAgctaaagtgactgaaaataggtcaacaatggtgacgtTCATGAAAGAGCCGTTTGGGGTCAATAAGGCCGacatttttgatatatttgtaCGTttttacgctcagatttgttgagtaaagtatgcagatgaaagtgctttgtttacattgattgTCCATCTGTATTTCAGAATTACATACCAActtaccaaaagaaaaaaagctactGGAGTAAACACTTTCATACTGCACAGTTTGATATAGCTCAGGttaatctttttatgtttgacttcatagttgcaatgagtacctttaatctgtaaaactgcttaTTGTGACACACAAGCAGACctgtctgctgctgtttatCCCTGAATTGATCTTCTACTATGAGACAATGATATTTTCTCCTCTGATCATTCAGTGGGGGTTGGATCAATCAACTCATCAGCTTTTCTTGTCTTGCTTTAGTTCTAATTGACAGGGGAGCAGATATATGTGTTGCTTcaaggtgtgtttttgttgttccccATTGATTGTATGCATAAACTAATGGTGATTGTGCACGCTGCAGGAAATGAGGAGGTTTTGGaaagattattgtttttttattggatcCTTGCCTTCAGGTAGTCACGATCATAGCCCAGTGTTATTAGAGAGCTGTCATTGTTTTGTTCAAAGGCAACTGAGGTGATTTGGCTTGGCGtgtgtgatgtttgtttgttttgtctttctttctttttgcaatCACGTACCAGATCTTGTGTGTGATAAGATGTTGTGGTCTCACTGCAGAGGGGTTCCAAgccagaataataataaaacaaaatcaagccTTTGAATCTAAAAATGTGCCTTGAGAAGAATTTCTCTGGTTATTGACCTAAATACTTCATTCTACTGGCTTAGCTCTCATTGTATTGACACATTTCCCTCATTTGCATTAGTTTCCCCCAGACTGTTATTGATGGGTATTTCATCTTCCTCCTGCAAAACCAGattaacaacaaaatcaaatgtaaaaataaacaaaaatgggaacaaaaccATGCATTGATGTATTCAAATTGAATAGagctattttagttttaaacataaacCTAAACAGATCGAGAGAAACACTCCTTTATGTTTCTTTGCTTCCCTTTGTTTTATTCTCCTATAACTGTTCTGGCAGTTCAATGCATTTCAAACAGGCTGAGGTTGCCTCAGGTGGGTGATTTTGTGCATATGTGTGAGTTAGAGAGTGTGTCAGATGTCTCCTGTGAGGCTGAAAAATCAGGGTGCTAGGGCAATGAATGttacactttttgtttgtggtCTGTGACTAATAGGACTAagagaaaaatgtgtgtgtgcaccacAAAGTCAGCTTTAGGAGAGACTTTTGCTTTCTGACAcgattttgtgtgtgtatgcgttGGTTTTGGTTGTGTAACCTAGTTAACAAAACAGCGAGTGTCAGGTTGTTTGTGCAAGCTGAGGtgactcagtgtgtgtgtagatTTGCCATATGTTGGCTGCATGTGTGTAAAATCTACATCTTTGTATCCATCAGCAACAGTGTGGGAGTCGACGCTGTTACTAGGGAAACTCCAGACACTGGCGTACTGTACATCCAGTCAGGTCTGGCGTCTCCATGTAGCTCTAATGTACTGTAGCTGCTAGCCTTAACAGCTATTCATGTGTGACACGtggcacaaaaacacagtggCTCGCAGGGGAGCTGCTATTGTTCCTTTGGCATGGATGCATTTAATTTACCCAGAGGTTTTGCTTTCTGTGTGTGAAGCCCAGCTTAGTCTGCTGCCAGCTAAATGACTGGTCTCAGAGGAGGTGTTCTGGGGAGGATGGAACACCAGAGAATATTATGTCTGAATGATGCCTTTAAGTGGATCTTCCTCTAATCTAGACACTAGATATGGTCCTGTACTCCCAGAAGACCCTACTTTTTGTTGGCCTTGGTTCTTAAAGATGGGCAttattcagtaaaaacacaGCTGGTGATGTGATCGAGGTTACTGGATTACATGCTGTTAAAATGATGCTAACAGTGGTTTCATCACATTGGAGCTCACACCTACATAATGACATTTAAATCTGACGCCACGCTGCAACACATTTTGTAAATTGAATGTCATTGCTATTTAGGGCCTGTTTATCAGTGTTTTCAAAGCATCATCGCAGTCAGAGATGGATTAAACCTGGAAAAGGTTTGTAGATTCGACACTACAGTCACTGACAAACTGAGGTCTGGGACCTTAAATATACATCCAACCGTCATTGCTGCTCGATTTCCTAAAGCTCATAAGAGCCTAAAGGATAAATCTAAAGGCACTGAATTCTTTACTTGTTGCTAAGGATAACAATATTATCGTATTGATCCAATAGTTTTAGGGTCTATAGGATATatgataaatagtttttaaaaagcccaaatATAGGATTGTTTTGGCATTTTCCCACAAAGCACACAACCCTCTCTCTGAGCACACATTTGCCAATCACAGCACAACCCTTataaaaatatgtgttggggatgccttttagctgctaccacacaaaatcttaGCTTAGTATTTGTAAAgttgacagagttgtagtcatttttgtgtttgcaaaggccAATAAGCTCTGACAGCCCTCCTAAatgaagttgactccaaaacttatcagttatagatgttcatccaatgattatatTCTGAGAGTCcagttaaaatctgttcagtggttcatgagatattttgctgacagacagataaacacacacacaattactgGCATTTACATGATCGTCCACCTTTTATAGCAGTGGGCAATAACTGGcaataacaaaaatctaaaaagttgTTTGTTCAGTCAAAGCAGAATATATCTTGTTCTGGACTCAACGctcaaaaactaataaaaccgCATCAGTGGGCAACACTGTTATCTGTGACATTATGGTACTTTATtcaaagagggttttttttcctgtcttagAAAACAATTTAACCTTAAGAAACCTACagcacagcaaaacaaatacCATATTAAAAAGTCATTTCACTTGGGGCATCAGCATTCTTACTtttggataaaaaacaaaaacctgttttatgtttaaggAAGCATGATTTACACTTTATTGCTGCTACATGTGTACATGTTTTGATTATGCAGCAGGAATTAACCATTTTCACAATGCAATATGAAGCATTTCCACAGTTTAAGAAagatattcatgtttttaaatcattttagaggggaaaatgaaaagaaacctCATTTTTCAAATAGATTCAATGAAGGTCTCAGTTTTTTATTAGCTGACTAAGACTCTGACTTATTTctagaaatacataaaaaagaccAGTTAATTTGTTGAGAGTTTTATAGACACAATCTCCCACCGATCAACAACCATCAGCTTCTCCAAGCTGCTGCCTGgaactttgaaaatgaaaaacaacttgtgacaacagagaagaagaaggacgGTTATTTCTACTGTCCGTaatgtgaatgaaaacatcagTTAGCAGAGATAATGAAAGCTCATTTACAGTCTGGAGGGCCAAGAAAACTTTCTGAGAGAGCTGCTCACACTGTTCCTAGGAAGATAATTCTGAACTCCTGTGTGAGTCTGACTTCAGAGGGACTTAGTGGATTCTGGTGTGGTGGCGTGCTTTCTGCAGAGCAGCAACATCTGCACAAATATGATCAACACGGATGAGTCATCAGAAGCAAACATTTCTTAAGCCTAATCAGACGTAGTGTTGTAATAAGTTGCTCCTGTGCAAATAACTTCTGGGCTGCAGCCCTGCCTTTAAGGTGTATGGAAATCCAGGATTAGATGGTTAACATTAACTGAAATGcagcacacacatgcatatataAGTATATAAGAAACATGAAATGGGGGAAATATTACagcaaatgtttctttaataacatattatataaaagaaagattgtcagcttttgttttgcgtGAACTCCGGTTGTTTCAACTCACCAGcagttaaaaacacaagttgtcCTTCTGGTTATGGCCAGTATTCAAACAGTGACTGAGCCACGCcctgttcttttgtttggttttactaCAGCAGGTGGGCCAACTGAACGCAAACAAGGCCGTTAAAGTCGGTTTGATTTAGTCAAATTCAGAGGTGCAGGTGAAACAAAATGCACAACTTGATGTGCAGGAGGAGAGTAAAATCATTTGGTGTCTTTTTGTAATTTGGATTATTACTTTATGTTGCACTGTGCAAAATGTCTTTATCTTTAACAAGGCAATATTTTCTACTTCAATCTTGAATTACGTTTATATGTCATTTGTATTTAGGCTTGTTAAGCAgcaacacatttatatttactcatttaaaaGTCTTATTCCTGAAGATGGATAATTCCcatcttttaaaatgtggttctgtggaaaggttgtgaacaattattatcttacctgttgtagatagctctttgaacggcctcagtttgcagaaacagagtttagttctgaccaGACGGGTGACCTAATGGCTTGTCCAAACCAAAACCAAGGTGGTCTGCTGCCGTCTTAAGCGTCTGAGACACGTGTTTTTGATTTCCTTTAAACATTTGGATTAGTAGGACCTCACAGAAATAGcaaaacaagcatttctttTGAACAATTAgtaactttaaactaaaaaaataagtaaataaaaatgttaataggttaaaactaaaaattaaataggTAATTAAGcctttttaatatattaaaaaagcaaatgcCATTAATGAGATGAACAGAATAGCAAATAGTATAATGATACAGGGAAGCCACTGTCCCCACATGATGGCACAAAAATCAAGAGGTTAAAACATCTCTAATATCAAAATAATCATAGCAGTTAATGGGAAtactgttttatgaaaattaCATTATTACAGCAGGAGAAATATTATAATGATGCTACAACTAAGTGCTGCTGTTCTATgtacataaatatttaatgtgaaaatgacagctggttaaaggtttataaaatataatttgcttTTAATGTCATATTAGCTTGAAgactggagttattttaagacaacagcaatccactttggtcttggtcctgctcagactagctgttagctcatcaatcgggtcagaattaaactcagttcATCCAAATTAAGATTATTTAAAGATCTCATTGCTCAAAATATTTCGACAAAAGCCTAAAACAGCTGCAtgatctgtatttttttctaaaagtgaaTAATATGCTgaatgtttcctgttgtttgaTCGATATCATGCAGATGCATACATTAGTTTGACGTTAATGCTGGGAAAATTGGAGTTAATATTAGATGTAAACTCAAATCATTTATccaaatctaattaaaaaatgttttgtaagtAAATTTTTAGTCCAACAATTAAGAGTATGCCATGCAAATCTGAGTAAATTATAGCTTTTATGTAAAGTAGCACCTCTAAATGTTGTCCAAGGTTGATCTGATGAATAatgtatttaagttttattcaaaataacttgtttttaacaactttactaactgttcagtttttaaacaatgtgtttttgtgaattcctaaattcctttttttttttaaatgcaaaaaaaaaaacaaaaaaaaaaccttcaggtGACAAAACCCAACAGTACCACTTTCTACAGACGATAAAATCTTCTATTCCGAGAGCAGGTGTTTCACCGTGCCTCACTGAGTTTAGGGACTGAACAGCCTCAGGatattttttctgctgcagctgcgtCGTTCTGTCTGTTCGCTCCCACCACGTCTGCGTGGAGGCAGCCACGGCTAAATGTCAGAGGATTATTGTCACAACCCGTttccttttgtttagtttgtctaCTGCTTTATAAACATGCCTTAATGCTTATGTCCAACACCAAACAGATAAAATTTATGATTCTTTCAGCCATCACTAGactaaattaaagacctaggattcctcgaaggaatgcatatcgcctgccaacTTTCAAGTTTTAGCCTAAGGTCATCATATGCTgcagctattttggtcaaaataatgttatttgCAATCTTAAGCTATACTACGATATCTCGCTTGAGCTCACATAatttgttagtgcttgaagtatatgttgtgaattaCTGTCTAATACTACATCATCAAATAtaaggtcaatatctgtaaaactgacaacatCATGGATATctttgtgctggctaatgttgaCTAGCTGCGGCAGacatcttcaattgggttgactcgAGAGTTCATTAGAAGTCCTTCCAgagtttcatgagatattttgctaacagacaaacaaggttgactccaacacttaatgtcaaggttttaagcaaatatgtcaGGCAAGGTGTTGAGCTTAAGGTGCGTCTTGGGGACaaagctcagctactaccacgtcaaattttgctcaatatttgtcaaaatgatagctgtttttgtgttttctaatatcAACTGGCTGtagcggacatcttgaattggattgaatccaaatgttattcagtagtagatgtacatccggtgatgactttctgaaggttttgttcaaatctgtccagtggttcatgagatattttgctaacagataaacaaacaaacacatacataaaCTAGagccaaaacacaaacctttaGCGGAGGGCACTTCAAACTTTTTGATGGTCATATTTATGaggtaaaactaaaaaagacgGCAACATTATGTAAATATCTCACCACATTCGCtgtcagatcttttaaaattagtgttctgcaaatgtgtgttttcctgtaatTACTATGCCGAAGTTGTCCAGGACACATCAGTGCATAATAATGAGCAATTCGGTGGGGATCAAACATTCCTGCACACTTTCATGAAAACATTCTTATCGACGGCGTGTAGTTCTTTTATTCATGACGCTGAGCTGCTTTCTGCAGAGGTCACCAACACGCACGTTTATGGAGTTTAACACTGCAGCAACCCCGCCGATCGACTTGACCCTGACTCCGCTGGTGAAAAGGACAAACTTTCCTCTCGTCAGTCCACCCTGCAGGCTTTACAGCTTCTTATGTGTGTCGACTTCTTAACAAGTGAGAGGGGAAATTGCCCTCGGGCTGTGGCCCAGCGCAATCACAGTTTGATTAATGAAAGGCCCAACATAGCCCCATCTTTCCGTCTCTGTGGTTTTAATCCCTCTTAAAAAGTCACGGCAAAAGGTTACTGTAAATGTCATTACGAGCGTTTCCCAACCTCCCCGCCACCAAATGTCATTCTTTTAATGTTTCGCACTCCTCCGGGTTTCCTCTTGTAAAGTTACATTGTTGACGGTTTCCCGTCTTTTAggttctctctttttttttttcatgataaaaataaaaaaagaactccaaaGATCTGATGAGTTTGGACTGGGGGGGGAGGGAGACTAAATTGCAATTTAACTagagaaactgtattttctgtgaaaaagcagTGTGAGGGCttaatgactttgctgaagaagcttaaaactgagttattaaagctaaaacacttaaaacactAGCTATAGGCaggagcaaaactgtagctaaaaaaagCAAGCAAAACACTAaccaaaagccaaaagtagcttAACTGGGTAAAAAACAGTAtcattaagtttatttatttaacacacacaaaaactgcagaaaaaggCCATTTTGAGAGCAGAACGTTTGACTTGTCACAGTAAAAAGAAACGTGTTAATTATACCATGACCTTTGACtctgtactttttaaaagtgtcaGCCCACGACTGCTCGGCTCTTCATCAACATGAACTGCATTTGCTCATCCTTTTGAACTTTTGCTGTTGTGCAAATTAAAGCCATTTGTCGGGCTGTTGACTTTCTCCAGCAGAATGACCCTGACAAACGGACCTGCATGACAACTAAACGTCTGTAGA from Kryptolebias marmoratus isolate JLee-2015 linkage group LG19, ASM164957v2, whole genome shotgun sequence carries:
- the lratd1 gene encoding protein LRATD1; its protein translation is MGNQLDRITHLNYSELPTGDPSGLEKDELRVGVAYFFSDEEEEVEDRTPSDCGFTKDHSPTEEEGPFSVSEVEYSAFCSQECIFSKLRENEDLNVYSAKTLLTMCKPGDLLELVGTAQAPHWVIYAHDDQVIHLHKGGEIRKDSLLEVSGGRRGRIVNNRYRFRPLPPDLVMQNAVGHLGLRSEEICWTNSESFAAWCRFGKREFKAGGEAHSAEQQYFLKVHLSGSGVHTLVFRSLEDMIRERRRVDASGILKELSLVNGGKD